The genome window ACAATTCTTTTTTAAATTCAAATGGTAAATTGGCTTTTGCTTGCCAAATTAACGAAACCAAATCATAGACAACAGGTCCATACAAACCACCTTGATAATCGATAAAATAAGGTTCATTTTGATGAATCATAATGTTGCGCGTTTGGAAATCTCTGAACACAAAACCTTGTGGCGAAAGTTTATCAAATTGAGACGCAAAACGATCAAAATCTTTGATTAATTTTCCTGCATTGTAATCAATTCTTAAGACATCTAAAAAATAAAAATTAAACTGAAATAAATCTCTCAAAATTAATGTTTTATCTAATTTAGGATATGAAAAAGTATGATTAAAATTGATTTTAGTTCCACCTTGAATTTGAGCAATTGCTAATTTTTCTAAAGTCTTAAAATAATAAGGTTTTGCTTTCTCGAAATCATTCAATACAATATTCATCAAAGTTTCGTCGCCTAAATCTGTTTGAACATAGGTTGTAAAATTATCTGAAACTGAAATAATTTCTGGAATATTATTGATAACTTTTTTTAAATCTAATGAAAACTGAATAAACACTTTATTTTCTTCGATATTAGAGCTTTCCGCTAAAATATACGATTGATTTTGATCAAAAAATCTCGAATAAACTCGAGCCGAACCTCCTCCCGAAAGTTGAGTTAAACTTTCAATTGCTTTTTGAGTAAAGTTTTCTTGCAAAAATTGAGCTGTAGTATCGTTCATCAGAATATTTTGCGAAAGTTACGCATATCAAAAATGATTTAAAAATATTTGTTTGCTGTAACTTTTTTCAAAATGCTGCATCTATTTAGTAAAAGAGAAACTAATATGAAAAAAATAGCATTTATTATCGCAATGATTTCGTTACAATCATGTATTACAGTAAAAGTTAATGCAGATGTTGACTCGAATAATTTTTATAGAAAAGTGGATAATCCAAATATCAAATCACAAGGAACTTTTTTTGACAAAGGAGTTGGAGATTCGAAATGGTCTAATTCGAATGGCGATAATTGGACAAAAGCGAAGTTTGAAGATGCTTCTGGAACGAGTTATATCAAGTTAAATATTTCGAAAAGCTTAACTGCTA of Empedobacter falsenii contains these proteins:
- a CDS encoding aminoglycoside phosphotransferase family protein, with the translated sequence MNDTTAQFLQENFTQKAIESLTQLSGGGSARVYSRFFDQNQSYILAESSNIEENKVFIQFSLDLKKVINNIPEIISVSDNFTTYVQTDLGDETLMNIVLNDFEKAKPYYFKTLEKLAIAQIQGGTKINFNHTFSYPKLDKTLILRDLFQFNFYFLDVLRIDYNAGKLIKDFDRFASQFDKLSPQGFVFRDFQTRNIMIHQNEPYFIDYQGGLYGPVVYDLVSLIWQAKANLPFEFKKELYEFYYQELNKQIPTIVPIDFRQSYEYCVVARLLQVLGTYGLRGIIERKKHFLESISFGLKNLESIIDYPILQNYPELKHIIKILVLPETLERINHKING